The region GCGTACGACCGTGTCGTCCACCGTCGACGCCCGGGCACCGCCCTCGTCCGTCGGGTCGGCGAGGCCGTAGCCGACGACACCGCCCCCACCCAGCGCCATCGGCCCGGGAGCCGTCGGCGACACCTTTACCTTCATCGGCTTCGCCATCTGGAAGACCTCACCGGGACGTACCGTCCGGTTCGGCCGGGTGCAGACCGCGTGGTTGTTGTCGTCGTTGTAGGTGCAGCCCGACCGCCGCTCGGCGAACGTGGTCCAGGACGGCAGGACGATCTCGAACTTGATTCCCTTGGCCGCTCGGCTGCCCTCGTTGTAGAGCGCCCAGTCCAGTTCACCCGTGCCACCCGGGGCGATCGGCGTCTTGGCGATCGGATCGGCGTAGACGTCGTAGGCGACCGCAGCCAGGTCGTAGCCGGCCGGCGCGGCCTGGACATCCACTGTCGTCTTGTTGTTGCTGGTGTCCGGGTCCGCCGTCGCCGAGGTGACCGTGACGGTGAACGAACCGGCGTTGCCCTGCTTCTTGGGCGTGGTGGCGAAGAGCGCCGGAAAATCGTTGAGGGAAGCGCCATCGGCCAGGTCACCCAGGAAGCAGGTGACCTTCGCCGGCCCGGCCGGGTCACAGTCCGGTCCGGACGGTAGGCCGAAGGCAAGCACGTCCTGCTTGATCCTGCTGGCATCGATGGTGACCCGGATTCCCTGCGACACATCCGGGCCCTGGTTGGACAGTTGGATCCGGAACTGTTTGATCGCCGCGTTCTTGACGACCTTGCTGCCACCGATGAACAGGTTGAGGTCCGCCGAGGCGGTGGGTTCGGCAGACGCCGCCGAAGGGGCGGCCACCAGTCCGAGCGTGGCGAGTACGACGGCGAGACCGCCGCCGGCACCCGTACGCAGTGCGTAACGTCTCATCTGACCTCCATGTGAAATGGAGCATGATCGAGCGGCCGTCAGGCGTTCGAAGAGCCATGCGTTTGAAGAGTCATGTGTTCGAAGAACATCGTGGGCGAGCAGCCGAGCCGCCCGCCCACGATGCCGTACCTCAGTTGTCGTGCGTTCCGGCGGTAAACCGGTAGGAACGAGCGTCAGTCGTTCGGCTTCTCGTCGCCCGGGGTGACCAGCACCACCCGGCGACGACGGGCCAGCAGGAACATGACGCCGCCGGCGACCACCACGGCCACGCCGATCCCACCGATCAGACCCGCCTGGACCCCGGTCACCGGCAGACCGCCGCCACCGCCGCCGTTGCCCGCACCGGCCACCACGACCGCGAAGTCGTCGACGTTGTCGGTGAAGTCAACCTCGTCGGCCCCGACGTGCTCGGCGCTGACCATCTTGGCGTTCTTCGGCAGCGGCTTGGCCGCCGACCGACTGACCTGCGGGACCGGCGCCTGCCCCAGGGCGTTCACGGTCCACGACCCGCCGGCGAGCGTCACCGGACCCTCGACGTCCTCGGCCACCCGCACCGGCCAGTAGAAGACGGCACCGAGGTCGCCTTCACCGGAGAACGACTCGGGCATCAGGGTGAAGTCGCGGTAGGTGCAGGTCGCGGTCCGCTTGTCGGCGGAGTAGTCGCAGTCGTCCTCGGTCTCGGCGAAGGTCACCTGCTTGGGCAGTTTCACCTTTACCTGTAGGCCGGCGGCAACCTGATCACCCCAGTTGAAGACGAAGCCGGCCACCAGGGTGCGGTCTCCCGCCCGCAGCTTGGGCAGGCTCTCCTCCTCGTCGGAGAGCAGGTCATCGATCGAGTCAACCTTCGCCTTGACGTCCGGCACCAGGACCCCCAGGTCCACGCCGGGCCATCCGCTGATCATCAGCGGGATGGTCTTGCTGTTGTTGCTCTCGTTGGTGTCGTCCGGCGAGTTGATGGTGAAGGTCACCGGGGCGTGGTACGAAGTCTGGCCAGCTTTTCCCCGGATGACGAAGACCGGCACCTCGAGGGTCTCGCCGGGACCAGGGATGTCCTCAGCAGCGATCTCGCAGGTGAACTGACGCCGCTCGCCCGCTCTACAGTCACCATCGGTCATCGGCATCGCGACGATCCGCTCGCTGTCGACCTTCGATAGGTCGGCGGTGACACTGAGCTTGCTGGGGGTGCCCGTCCCCTTATTGGTGATCTTGGCCCAACCGAGCTTGCCCTCTGCGACCCCACCAACCTTCGTGCCGACGACGGAGAGTTCGAAGTCGGTTTGGGTTCCGGCGGCAGACGCCGGGGCACCGGCCGTGGCGAACACACCGGACGCGAGCAGGGCGGTCGCACCGGCCCGCGCCAGCGCGCGGTAACGAAACTTCATGAAGAGGTCCCCCGGGGGTAAAGGGAAGAGACGAATCGGCACGTTAGCCGTCCCCAGCCGCCGCCCGCTACCCCGTCCCGGGTCCACCATGAGCTGCATGGCTAACGATCACTTAAGGAATGTCCGAGTTGATGACCATTGCCGTAACAGCAATTCGTCAGGCACACCGAACGTGCCTGACGAATTATCGGTTCATCTGTGTAACCACCAACCAAAAGGATGAACAACCAATTCACCTGCGGCTGTCACACAATTACTTTGCGTCCACCAGGGGAAGACTGCGACCCGCGCCGCCACCGGGCAGCGCGATCGAGGAGAAGTGCGAGACGACCCGGTCGTCGGTGGGGTCGTCAGCCGG is a window of Micromonospora polyrhachis DNA encoding:
- a CDS encoding DUF11 domain-containing protein; the encoded protein is MRRYALRTGAGGGLAVVLATLGLVAAPSAASAEPTASADLNLFIGGSKVVKNAAIKQFRIQLSNQGPDVSQGIRVTIDASRIKQDVLAFGLPSGPDCDPAGPAKVTCFLGDLADGASLNDFPALFATTPKKQGNAGSFTVTVTSATADPDTSNNKTTVDVQAAPAGYDLAAVAYDVYADPIAKTPIAPGGTGELDWALYNEGSRAAKGIKFEIVLPSWTTFAERRSGCTYNDDNNHAVCTRPNRTVRPGEVFQMAKPMKVKVSPTAPGPMALGGGGVVGYGLADPTDEGGARASTVDDTVVRPAEAKDRERREADPGDNGAGFSVFASANSIDLAIGSTPAQGAVGAVVEVTFNVANNGPATGGARLRVKAPSGTLALKPAPGTFPTCLDGAGNWEFVEAAELRCTFESEFQPGRAFDFKLRFRIVSAPVAANGTIEVSNELPSPESKPADNTAAIIITVHGGSDGGGGGGLPVTGVQAGLIGGIGAAVVVAGVVLFLLARRRRVVLVTPADEESTD